Proteins encoded together in one Sulfitobacter pontiacus window:
- a CDS encoding pentapeptide repeat-containing protein, which yields MKNDVILSEIYPDKEVRGALQKITSLDEDFATIADAIGLEKEHDFQQSNLRKVDFSYSDLRGFNFAGADLTQSYGLDILIDETTTFVGATLAGSVFEKQVREQDFFRSHGTAARLYEMLKSGDTYDVSQWISSRSGYLGTMQLKDLSEDDAAVLCQKLITDEIDLTKRTTLFYHLKDFTHSQRELYSIVSDFVAFHLDNPSVIRSFVKVAGDLLSKDPFVAKTILKLCTHRDDSVREVAFSAVSYTPLFVRNFEGVCKLFFADQNRHIRKKFILETAAKLSNSHVLSVNTVGENRNADPENVLDFDEMLRERGIIKVHASQKHRQSQQSSREILERQQEVLVVTPVIGKILERRGVEWVDDAKSRSSARYDDFYRYLATKIDNGFKRSR from the coding sequence ATGAAGAATGACGTTATCCTTAGCGAAATATATCCAGATAAAGAGGTTCGGGGTGCTCTCCAAAAAATTACTTCGCTGGATGAAGACTTTGCAACGATTGCAGACGCGATAGGTTTGGAGAAAGAACATGATTTTCAACAAAGTAATTTGAGAAAAGTAGACTTTTCATATTCGGATCTTCGTGGATTTAACTTTGCGGGCGCTGATTTAACCCAATCCTATGGTTTAGATATTTTGATTGATGAGACAACTACATTTGTGGGCGCAACCTTAGCTGGATCAGTGTTTGAGAAGCAGGTCAGAGAGCAAGACTTCTTCAGGTCGCATGGTACAGCCGCAAGGCTGTATGAGATGTTAAAATCTGGTGATACTTATGACGTTTCCCAATGGATATCATCGCGAAGCGGTTACTTGGGTACTATGCAGTTGAAAGATCTAAGTGAGGATGACGCAGCTGTGCTTTGCCAAAAACTAATTACTGATGAAATTGACCTTACAAAAAGAACAACCCTTTTCTACCATTTAAAGGACTTCACGCATTCACAGCGTGAATTATACTCCATTGTTTCTGACTTCGTTGCCTTTCATCTTGATAACCCATCAGTTATTCGAAGTTTTGTGAAAGTTGCAGGCGATTTGCTATCTAAAGACCCTTTCGTGGCCAAGACAATCCTAAAGCTCTGTACGCATAGAGACGATAGCGTTCGGGAGGTTGCATTTAGTGCAGTTTCTTACACACCACTGTTCGTCAGAAACTTTGAAGGTGTGTGTAAGTTGTTCTTTGCAGACCAGAATAGGCATATTCGAAAGAAATTTATACTGGAAACTGCTGCAAAGTTGAGCAACTCGCACGTACTGTCTGTCAATACCGTGGGTGAAAATAGAAATGCGGACCCGGAAAACGTCCTTGATTTTGATGAGATGCTTAGAGAAAGAGGCATTATTAAAGTTCACGCTAGTCAGAAGCACCGTCAATCACAGCAGAGCAGCAGAGAAATATTAGAGCGACAGCAAGAGGTTCTTGTTGTTACCCCGGTGATAGGCAAAATTCTGGAGCGGCGAGGTGTTGAATGGGTAGATGATGCCAAATCGCGATCAAGTGCGCGATACGATGATTTTTACCGATACCTTGCTACCAAAATTGATAACGGATTCAAGAGGAGCCGATAA